A section of the Amycolatopsis sp. AA4 genome encodes:
- a CDS encoding bifunctional nuclease family protein: protein MVQVRVQGLAVVAQESAPVVLLREESGSRRWLAITIGAPEAQELAAAQEHVVSARPGTVELIIEVLAALGQRVERVEITQLLDSIFHADLVLSGGVRVSARPSDAIAIGLRTHAPLEVAEAVLDEAAVDVTVAAGDETALGSALEAAGDLEEPAEAAEDEIRRFRDLLDDVSPEDFRDPDA from the coding sequence ATGGTGCAGGTGCGGGTGCAGGGGCTGGCTGTGGTGGCGCAGGAGTCGGCGCCGGTCGTGCTGCTGCGCGAGGAATCCGGCTCGCGCCGGTGGCTCGCCATCACCATCGGCGCGCCGGAAGCGCAGGAACTGGCCGCCGCGCAGGAACACGTCGTGTCCGCGAGGCCCGGGACGGTCGAGCTGATCATCGAGGTGCTGGCGGCGCTGGGCCAGCGCGTCGAACGGGTCGAGATCACCCAGCTGCTGGACAGCATCTTCCACGCGGACCTCGTCCTGTCCGGCGGCGTGCGCGTCTCGGCCCGCCCGAGCGACGCGATCGCGATCGGGCTGCGGACTCATGCCCCGCTGGAAGTCGCGGAAGCCGTGCTGGACGAGGCCGCCGTCGACGTGACGGTGGCCGCGGGCGACGAGACCGCCCTCGGGTCGGCGCTCGAGGCGGCCGGCGACCTGGAGGAACCGGCCGAGGCGGCCGAGGACGAGATCCGTCGTTTCCGGGACCTGCTGGACGACGTGAGCCCGGAGGATTTCCGCGACCCGGACGCCTGA
- a CDS encoding VOC family protein, with protein MASRLNPYISFAGNAREAMEYYHELFGGNLALNTYGEAGAPAEAGNADHVMHAMLEGDNGFTLMASDVPPGMEHNPGTNISISLSGDDGDLLRRCWEKLSDGGTVAVPLEKQMWGDEFGACTDRFGISWMVNIGQPG; from the coding sequence ATGGCTTCGAGACTCAACCCGTACATCAGCTTCGCGGGCAACGCTCGCGAGGCGATGGAGTACTACCACGAACTGTTCGGCGGGAACCTCGCGCTGAACACCTACGGGGAGGCCGGCGCACCCGCGGAGGCCGGCAACGCGGACCACGTCATGCACGCGATGCTGGAAGGCGACAACGGCTTCACGCTCATGGCGTCGGACGTCCCGCCCGGGATGGAGCACAACCCGGGCACGAACATCTCGATCAGCCTCAGCGGCGACGACGGCGACCTGCTGCGCCGCTGCTGGGAAAAGCTGTCCGACGGCGGAACAGTCGCGGTTCCGCTCGAAAAGCAGATGTGGGGCGACGAATTCGGGGCGTGCACCGACCGGTTCGGCATCTCCTGGATGGTCAACATCGGCCAGCCGGGCTGA
- a CDS encoding ATP-binding protein has translation MNDEGPGGRASGGMPAVDRLLDEVIELRLPAETYQIPLVRMLAQAVAARADYGLDAIADAKMAVDEACAQVVSTAAPGAAMTCQFTVSPDGIRFTVKTRTQQPEPPSERSFGWHVLTTLASNVSARSVPDPAEDGYALTLDLDLHREGSG, from the coding sequence ATGAACGACGAGGGACCCGGCGGCCGCGCCAGCGGCGGCATGCCAGCCGTGGACCGTTTGCTCGACGAGGTGATCGAGCTGCGGCTTCCGGCGGAGACTTACCAGATCCCGCTTGTCCGCATGCTCGCGCAGGCAGTCGCCGCGCGGGCCGATTACGGGCTCGACGCGATCGCCGACGCCAAGATGGCGGTCGACGAGGCGTGCGCCCAGGTTGTCTCGACGGCCGCCCCGGGGGCGGCGATGACCTGCCAGTTCACCGTTTCGCCCGACGGGATCCGGTTCACCGTCAAGACCCGCACCCAGCAGCCGGAGCCGCCGAGCGAGCGAAGTTTCGGCTGGCACGTCCTGACCACCCTGGCCTCGAACGTGTCGGCGCGCTCCGTGCCGGATCCCGCCGAAGACGGCTACGCGCTGACCCTCGACCTCGACCTGCACCGGGAGGGGAGCGGGTGA
- a CDS encoding SigB/SigF/SigG family RNA polymerase sigma factor, which yields MNQQPVTRHRDEYAHTAPLFEELAALPADDPRRPRLRERLVTEFLPVAEHIATRFTGRGEPREDLVQVARIGLINAIDRFTPDRGPDFLSFAVPTIMGEIRRYFRDTGWSVRVPRRLKELHLSLSRGSATLSQTLGRAPTPTELAEHLGLELSEVHEGLVAGHAYQTLSVDKPVHDDAEPLLLADTLGSDDPEIEHIENHEALQPLLRELPKRERAILVMRFFGGLTQTQIAEQVGISQMHVSRLLSQTLEQLRDKLTGDP from the coding sequence GTGAACCAGCAGCCCGTCACCCGCCACCGCGACGAATACGCGCACACCGCGCCGCTGTTCGAGGAGCTCGCCGCCCTGCCCGCCGACGACCCCCGGCGGCCCCGGCTGCGCGAGCGGCTCGTCACCGAATTCCTCCCGGTCGCCGAGCACATCGCCACCCGGTTCACCGGGCGCGGCGAACCCCGCGAGGATCTCGTCCAGGTCGCCCGGATCGGCCTGATCAACGCGATCGACCGGTTCACCCCGGACCGCGGCCCGGACTTCCTGTCCTTCGCCGTGCCGACGATCATGGGCGAGATCCGCCGGTACTTCCGCGACACCGGCTGGTCGGTCCGCGTGCCGCGGCGGCTCAAGGAACTGCACCTGTCGCTCAGCCGCGGTTCGGCCACCCTGTCGCAGACGCTCGGCCGCGCGCCGACGCCCACCGAGCTCGCCGAGCACCTCGGCCTCGAACTCTCCGAGGTCCACGAGGGCCTGGTCGCGGGCCACGCGTACCAGACGCTGTCGGTGGACAAGCCGGTCCACGACGACGCCGAACCGCTGCTCCTGGCGGACACGCTCGGCAGCGACGACCCGGAGATCGAGCACATCGAGAACCACGAGGCCCTGCAGCCGCTGCTGCGCGAACTGCCCAAACGGGAGCGCGCGATCCTCGTGATGCGGTTCTTCGGCGGCCTCACGCAGACCCAGATCGCCGAGCAGGTCGGGATCTCGCAGATGCACGTGTCCCGGCTGCTGTCGCAGACTCTCGAACAGCTGCGCGACAAGCTCACCGGCGATCCCTGA